One genomic region from Dehalobacter restrictus DSM 9455 encodes:
- a CDS encoding GerAB/ArcD/ProY family transporter, translating to MQKNLISTKQAIYILIMFILGNSVMYTGSKAKQDTWLAVIIALVLFAPMMMVYARIVSLYPGKNLYAIVIDVFGNFFGKAIISLYVLYAISLGSLLMRNFSEFIHVVAMSETPKIVPLVFLFTLSVWMIKSGVETLGRWVRVALPVVFVSLLVTLFLSVKSMDFSNLKPVAGTEFNILMGSAFTIFSFPFAETVLFTTLFGSVKADSNPYKIYIYGIVICTLFFLAAGLRNAVIGLSLGMFYFASYAAVSVISLGEFFTRIEVLIGLAFLLDLFVKLCVCMFAASMGISKIVNIKNYKELAIPVGLLMMTLAIILFANILEMYDWLDIYKYFALPFQVILPLIILAGAEIKTRLK from the coding sequence ATGCAAAAAAATTTAATTTCAACAAAACAAGCAATTTACATTCTGATTATGTTCATCTTAGGCAACTCGGTTATGTATACCGGCAGTAAAGCAAAACAGGATACCTGGCTGGCGGTTATTATCGCCCTGGTCCTGTTTGCTCCAATGATGATGGTGTATGCAAGAATTGTAAGCTTGTATCCGGGCAAAAACCTTTACGCCATTGTCATTGACGTCTTCGGAAATTTTTTTGGAAAGGCCATAATTTCTTTATACGTATTATACGCAATATCTCTGGGCTCATTGCTTATGCGGAATTTTTCAGAATTTATTCACGTCGTCGCCATGTCGGAAACACCAAAGATAGTCCCTTTGGTTTTCCTTTTTACACTGAGTGTCTGGATGATAAAAAGCGGTGTGGAGACATTGGGAAGGTGGGTTAGAGTTGCCCTGCCGGTCGTATTCGTGTCATTGTTGGTGACCCTTTTTTTATCTGTAAAATCCATGGATTTCAGCAACCTTAAGCCTGTTGCGGGCACCGAATTTAATATTTTAATGGGAAGCGCCTTTACAATATTTTCATTTCCTTTCGCTGAAACAGTACTCTTTACCACTTTATTCGGTTCGGTAAAAGCAGACAGCAACCCCTACAAAATTTATATTTATGGCATTGTTATCTGCACACTTTTTTTTCTAGCTGCAGGTTTAAGGAATGCCGTTATAGGATTATCACTTGGCATGTTTTATTTTGCTTCTTATGCTGCAGTCAGCGTAATATCATTGGGGGAGTTTTTTACAAGAATAGAAGTTTTAATCGGTCTGGCGTTCTTACTTGATCTTTTTGTAAAATTATGTGTATGTATGTTTGCGGCTTCAATGGGAATATCAAAGATTGTAAATATTAAAAATTATAAAGAGCTGGCAATCCCCGTGGGATTGTTAATGATGACGCTGGCGATTATTCTTTTTGCCAATATACTTGAAATGTATGATTGGCTGGATATTTATAAATATTTTGCATTACCCTTTCAGGTCATTTTGCCTTTGATAATTCTGGCCGGAGCGGAGATTAAAACAAGATTGAAGTAA
- a CDS encoding Ger(x)C family spore germination protein has translation MTGCANYRELETLAVVTGTAFDKGSDGTGYHLTFEILGQSGGDGTQGPTVKSQLIESDGNTIFDAVRNALKRSDKKLYYGDCKTVIISNELAHEGIAPVLDWLNRDSEPRITINLFISKEKTAKEVIEQKSLNDPITSYALSNIDKNNPKFLSKTASVQLYQANNMLGDEGISLILPALDIANNQNDKITELGGTAVFKKDKLLGYLGSDESKYLVFIKNQVTSGLLIINMESASPDISLEIIDSKTKVTPILTGKLPEMKIEIKTQVALSEMQTSADLDTESGIKKIEEKASATIEANIKQLITKVQREYDSDIFGFGSAIYKNDSDYWKKIKPQWDSLFQSLNIEVSAEMEIINTGLLKSKTKVGG, from the coding sequence ATGACGGGATGCGCTAATTACAGAGAACTGGAAACACTTGCAGTTGTTACCGGAACGGCCTTTGATAAAGGTAGCGACGGTACCGGATATCATCTGACTTTCGAGATATTGGGTCAATCAGGAGGTGACGGTACGCAGGGACCAACTGTAAAATCCCAATTAATTGAATCGGATGGAAATACAATATTTGACGCGGTCAGAAATGCCCTAAAGAGATCCGATAAAAAACTGTATTACGGAGACTGTAAAACAGTGATCATCAGCAATGAGTTGGCACACGAAGGCATAGCCCCGGTTTTGGACTGGCTTAACAGAGATTCTGAACCCAGAATCACGATTAATCTTTTTATCTCCAAAGAGAAGACAGCAAAAGAGGTGATCGAACAAAAAAGCCTTAACGATCCCATAACTTCTTATGCTCTTAGTAATATAGATAAGAACAATCCCAAGTTTTTGTCGAAAACAGCATCTGTGCAATTATACCAGGCCAATAATATGTTGGGTGATGAAGGAATCTCATTAATACTACCTGCGCTGGATATTGCAAATAATCAAAACGATAAAATCACGGAACTTGGTGGCACGGCAGTTTTTAAAAAAGACAAGCTGCTGGGCTATCTTGGGAGCGATGAATCAAAATACCTGGTTTTTATAAAAAACCAGGTGACTAGCGGGCTGCTTATAATCAATATGGAATCTGCCTCTCCTGATATAAGCCTTGAGATTATAGACAGCAAAACAAAAGTGACACCGATTTTAACCGGTAAATTGCCTGAAATGAAAATTGAGATCAAAACGCAGGTTGCGTTGAGTGAAATGCAAACATCAGCCGACCTTGATACCGAAAGCGGGATTAAAAAAATAGAAGAAAAAGCATCAGCAACCATTGAAGCAAATATTAAACAATTGATTACAAAGGTTCAACGGGAATATGACAGTGATATCTTCGGTTTCGGAAGCGCCATATATAAGAACGATTCTGATTATTGGAAAAAAATAAAACCGCAATGGGATAGTTTGTTTCAATCACTCAATATCGAGGTTTCAGCAGAAATGGAAATAATAAACACCGGGCTGTTGAAATCGAAGACTAAAGTTGGTGGATGA
- a CDS encoding Crp/Fnr family transcriptional regulator — protein MLFFPTEKFLDDFDYFTQIFSKNGYRKILKPETVNTVQDAMSNRLYFIYKGIIKIVIRNEYCDEKIMVFFREGCVYEDMGLFSELPNPSSSISVTDCEVYYLNKDKAIELFLTDSEFALKLMRQACAKHYYTFKRVASISFLNVEERLTLLLKSVSNYNTTSQDEWLEPKIKLTHECMSEILNVNRTTISRLLCEYYKRGIIKKQGKKILFSRKIYEQPSFEETF, from the coding sequence ATGCTTTTTTTTCCTACTGAAAAATTTTTAGATGATTTTGATTATTTCACTCAAATATTTAGTAAGAACGGATATAGAAAAATTCTTAAACCAGAAACTGTAAATACAGTTCAAGATGCTATGAGCAACCGGCTCTACTTCATTTATAAGGGAATTATAAAAATTGTTATACGTAATGAGTATTGCGACGAAAAAATAATGGTTTTTTTTAGGGAGGGCTGTGTTTATGAGGATATGGGCCTCTTTTCTGAATTGCCAAACCCATCTTCTTCTATTAGTGTTACCGATTGTGAAGTTTATTATCTCAATAAGGATAAAGCAATTGAATTGTTCTTAACAGACTCCGAATTTGCGCTTAAGTTAATGAGACAGGCTTGTGCAAAGCATTATTATACTTTTAAAAGAGTGGCTTCAATTAGTTTCTTAAATGTTGAAGAAAGACTAACACTCTTGTTAAAATCAGTAAGTAATTATAATACTACCAGCCAGGACGAATGGCTTGAACCTAAAATAAAGCTAACCCATGAGTGTATGAGCGAAATTCTAAACGTAAACCGTACTACAATTTCTAGATTACTATGTGAATACTACAAACGAGGAATTATTAAAAAACAAGGAAAAAAAATATTGTTTTCCCGTAAGATTTATGAGCAACCTAGCTTTGAAGAAACATTTTAG